The sequence TGTCGGGTTTGGCAGACGTGTACGATGTGGCGCTAGTGCTTATGGAAGACGAGTTGCTAGTGGTAGATGAGCCAGAATAGCGTCGGTCGAGGTTCATGGGCGAATCAGGTGGGCTGAGCGCCGAGAGATAAGGCAAAGATTGCATAGGTGgagtcgagatgagcgcGTCGCCACGCTCCTGGATCGAGCGAAACTCGTGCGAGACAGCAAACGCATCGAGGTCATCCTGAaagagctcgatgccgtcAAATCCAGCCTGGGCAATGGCACGGAGTTTGGAGAGAAGTGAGTGACCGGCAAGGTTGGCGCCGACCGAGTGGGTAAAGATTGAGTACGGATGAGGGCGTGTATATGGAGCTGCAGTCGACATGTTGATCGTGCGGATCTGGCGAGACGAGGTGCTGGCTGCTTTGTTGTATGCAAAGATAAGAATGGAGCTACACGGGTGGCAGGGCAGTCTACAACGGCAACGTAATGGGTCTGGAAAGGTCAAGACACCGGCCTGTTTGGTATTGTGCAAGTGATCAATACGATTCtgaagaggatggtgaAGGGGGTGATGTTGGTGGTTCAGTTGACAGAagtgacgaggaggaaaAACGTTTCGGTGCCATGACTATAGCAGATGAAACACAAAGCTCAGATAGGAGCGCTCAGTCGACAGAGCTATCTCTCGACGACAGGCAAAGCAGCACGGATTGGTGAACGAGCGAACGCGGCTTGAGGGGATTCATGTGATGTTGGCCCCTCTCTCCAGACGGACTCTATCGATACGGACCCGAAAAGACACTTGGGTGTCCAACCGAGGCAATGTGGATCATTCGGGACGAGGTTGAGAGAACAATGACGCAAGGAACCGAACCGtccgagctcaaggctttgctctgctcaaATTTGTCAAGTGGCCAATCGTGGCAAGCGCAAGGGACGCGAGGATCACGAATTGACGGCGGCTTGAGCTGTCAACCTGGCAACACCCAAAAACCCAAAGAGCATCTGAAACCTAGTCAGGATGggcgagcgagcaaagcgAGAATAGCGAGAAAAGCGAGAAAAGCAGAACAGGGCAAGAACGGCTTGACGGCCAGGGGCAGTGTAAGGGTCACTAGGCTGCTGCCTTTTAGGCGTTACAAATTAGTTATGGTAACAACTCAGACAAACACGAATGTACCGTTGTGTGTTTGTAGACTGCATCTGCAGTACCTGTTAGGCGAAAGAGGCAAAGGGACCAGTACTGAAGTGGAAACACGAATGTCTCAATCGTTGATTCGTCAATGCAGTCAAGACCCTTTTGCTGCAAAACACAGTGCAAAGTGGCGGCATATGATGACGGACGTTCCATGTTGACTATCATGGTAAGTAGTTTGATGCCAAGATGGACAGTGTACCATGgcgccattcgtgattgcggcAGAGACAAGCGCCGTTGGCGCTAACTAAGTTGTGAGGATGGGCGTGTTGGTGCTATTGCGCCACGACTTTTTCATGACAACTCTCGTGTCTCTAAAACATATAGCCGAGGTTTTTTGGGTCTTTTCTCGGGTAACCGCTGTACGTGGCACGATGACTGACAACTGTTTGTTGTATCACTCACTGTGGAACAGCTGTGCTGGTTGCCGATTGCTAGCCTGGGAGctgagtgtgagtgtgggCGCACAACTAGATAAGGTCGCCTCCGCTCAAGCCCCGTTACTCGTATAGCTCCGTCATCCTAGATGATCGTGCTCGACTAGATGAAAAACGTGAGCTGAGCGTCGCTCGTCTCATTCTGACGTTGGTCTGAATTCCGATTTTTGAGCCAGCGGCGCTCGCAAAACTGGTTCAAAGTTGAACGCCGAGAGCGAAGTGGCGGCTGAATCGCCGCGTTAACGTTacatcattcgtgattagcgCACTCTCCTCTCCACGGATGACGGCGAGCAAGCGGAGGCGaccgagcagcagagcatTGCTCTCCCAATCCACTCTGACGCTTGCAGAAATGTCTGAAACGACAACAAGACCAAAAGTTTGTTGATTGCTCGACAGCCGAGACCTGCGGCTCGCAAGCCCAAGTTGTGAATCCTGAATGGGCGTGCCAAGAGCGTGAGGGTATCTATCGTCAgcgtcagtcacgagtgtgatCGTCGATGGCCACGCGATAGAACGActtgccaatcacgaattcaaTTTAATTTCGACTCCCctcgcactcgtgactggctgaGAGCGAGCGGCAACCAAGCTAAGTTAACTCAAAAGTCTTTCATAGTGAACTTACTCTGTTACGGTCTTTCGTTGATACAGCGCCTTCAGCAGCCGAAAAGCGCACGACTTGGTTGCAAAAGAAACAAGCCGTACATCCACAACGTGAATCTTGACTGACGTGACCTGCATCGGAAAAGCGAGGCCCTTGCTCGCTTAACTCACCAACGCCCTTGCTTTCCGCACATTTGACTCAATTACAGTTCCTCTACAGAGTACACCGTGTccagtgaatcacgaatatgcTGCGCCAGATTTCTTGGACTTTCACCGGCAAGTTTGGCTACTTACTCGCAATCCGAAACAGCGAGATCCGAGTTTCGACAGCTTGCCGCAACCCGGCGCGTCCTCCTCACAAAGCTAACCTTCGGGCAAGTCGCCGCATGTCGAGGTCTCCGTCAAGGGTTAACTCGCTTCTTTCTCTTCGGTCCGTATCGCTTTTCGCTCTAACGTTAGTCGGATCCGGCGTGAGCTTTAAATGGTTTGTCGCCTGACTCACTTGGGTTGCTGTCCAGGTGCCTCCCTGATCGTCGCGGCTGGGATGCTTTAGTCGGCTTTGACGGTGTACTCTACCCGCCATCTTTTGCTCAACGGTTCCGACTGAAATGTATCCGAGTTTTCACATCAATCGCAGAGTCCAGCTATACTTCATCGCCGATCTCTTCCCCGGCCTTGTAATTCCGCGATCCGgaacattcacgattcgaaaTCTAACTCTCAACTTCCACCTCGAAATTTTCCCTTccccactcacgacttggatttttttgatttttttttctctcGATGCACGATTTTTCTTTGGCCTGACGAGAAGAACAGgacagcaatcacgaattaaACCTTTCGAGAACAACCTCAGTTTTGCAGGTGgcacagactcacgactcacgactcggtgACTTTTCTATCTTGACTGTTTTCCACAAACCGTCAACCAGCATCCCCATTACCACCGCCCTTGCACTAGAAGAGACATCATGTCGGCTACTCCCATCGGCTTCTTCGGCCTGAAGCTCGTGCCAGGCAAGGTCCACAGGATGGACGTCTCGCGCGACTTTAAGATCACCAACGTCTCGTACGCCGATCAGCCCAAGTCCAATACCAAGACACTCGTCAAGATCCACTACACTCATGTCCCTGGTTTTGAGGATGACTAcgatgaagaagagcaagagaaAGAGCCCAAATCTACcgatgaagaggaggagatCGAGGAAAAGGTGTACACGCTCTGCAGCCTCAACGGCGCCAACAAGGACCACGCTGTCGTCGACCTCCAATTCTGCCAGGAAGAGCTCATCGGCTTTTCCATCACAGGTGACGCGCCTGTCGACCTTGTAGGCAACTACGTCGCTCCTCCTGACTTCTTCGATCAAGACCCTTCCGACAGTGAGCTCTactcggacgacgaagatgacgatgaggatATGTACGgtctcgactcggacgactttgacgatgatgatgatgatgacatGGACGAGGATCCAGACCGCTTCGAAGAGCTTGTTGAGTCTTCCGCCTCGAAGCCCAAGAAGGCTATCGAGGCTGCTCCCCTCGCCGATTCCAAGAAGCGTGCGGCGGAGAAGCCTGTCAAGGAAAccgctgccaagaagctcaaagcTGATGCTTCCGCCGCTTCCGCCGCTTCCACCCCTACCAAGGCCATCGAGACCAAAGGAGAGAAGCAGACCAAGGGCGCAAAAGACACCAAGCCCAAGTCTGAGACCGTCGAGAAAAAGACGGTCGACAAGTCTACTTCCAAGATgaccaccaccaagctTCCATCCGGTCTCGTCATCGAGGAAAAGAGTGCAGGCTCCGGTCCTCCCTGCAAGGCTGGTCAAAAGGTCGGCATGCGATACGTCGGCAAGCTCACTAACGGTAAAGTGTTTGACCAGTGCACTAGCGGCAAGCCATTCTACTTTAAACTTGGCAAGGGAGAGGTCATCAAGGGTTGGGACGAGGGTGTCAAGGGTATGCGTGTCGGTGCAGAGCGCCGTCTCACCTGCCCTCCTAAACTTGCTTACGGCAACCAGAAGATTCCCGGCATCCCCGCCAACTCGACACTCGTCTTCGATGTCAAACTTGTTGAAATCAAGTGATCCATGACAGATGGACTGAATTTGTCTACTTTGTCTCCTGCACATTCCACCTACCTTGACCCGCACGGCCCTTGTGTGGAGAcaaaaatcgtgaatcacgaatatggAATTCCGGCGCTCGCATACACAGTTACCTACTGGCTAACCACTCTCGACATCTTGTACTCTATATACTCATGCACCAATCAACCATCTCCGACCAATCTCCCACAACGCTTCATCCTGTCAATTTGTGTGCATAGGCACGGTCACCACGGTACAGCCCGTTCCTACTCCCCTCCCCCCCAGGCACGTCTGAGTCAACCACCACACCAGTCTCATAGGCGCCACAGGCATAATAGTGGGGCTGTGAAAGTGAACCCAAGGAGATGTGGGCTGATGTTGGTGGCGTTCAGCGCAGTCGGTCAGCGCATCTGACCCTGGCATCGCCAGTGTGGCAAGTCCTGCCGAGATGAGACTGCCTCCTCACGACAGGTGTGTGGCTCCCGTCCCCGCCGTCCAAGACAGCTTGGTCGCAACCGTAGACGCATTGATATCCGCCGATCCGGCATCCTCGCGATACATAGTCAACCAATCGTATCACCTGTTCTCGAAAAGCATATAAACCCATCCCTGAGCAGTCCCTCTGCCTCCAGATTCTTCACCATCTCCGCCCACTAACCAACCTCTGCCACCTTTCTACCACGCTTTTGCTCCTCTTAGCTTTTCAAAATCCATTGCCCGTGATGTTCAAGCTTACTACTGCCTTTATTGCCGCTGCGGCTCTGTTGTCGGCCACTGCTCAGGCTGATCCGCTCCAGTGCCACATGCAGGCGTTCAATGCCAACATCATCTCTGTCGACGCCTACTCTGCTAATGACTTGTCTGACAAGCACGCCCCATTGGGCGCCTCGGGCTACTTCGCCGATGTCACTCTGACTGGTACGTTCTTCTTGTACAAAAAGCGGCTTGAGCTGCCAACGTGACTTCTGACTCCTATGAAACATTTCAATTGGATTCAATGCCGAGCAGGAAAGTATCACCAGGACGTCTTTGACGCCCGTCATTGGTTGACCATGCGTCACTCGGGTACTGACTGTCGCAATGTCAAGGGCACCGATTCCAAGGTTTGCAACATTGACTACGTCGAAAACCAGCCCGGGAACTCGTGCGCTCAGGTCACTCAGAGGTCGCACCTCCTCGGTTGGTCGTCTGGCAAGGCTCTAGACATCTCTGCGACCGCGCCCAATGCGCCCGTTCACTTTCGCGCCTCGTTGGCTCCCTCGCTCCAGACCTGGTGGACCGGCCTGCCCAACACCTGTGCCGTTCAGAGATACAACGCCCCTCACAACCCCTACAAGATTGTCACGCTCACTGCTTCGGGCATGCACACCTGgaccaagctcgtcatcatgCTCGACGCGCCCGAACCTTCTTTCTTCAAATCTTGGTCATGCGAGTACAACGACTCGCTCTCTCCTGTTGTTGGTAACATACAGGTCTCTGAGGATGGCAAGACCTACACTCTCACCAATGTCAAATACCAACCGATCCTCTACTCTGCCAACGAGGAGAACAAGTCTTAAATTGCTTGCAGATAGCATCCTAGCAGTTTGCTCACATCTTGGGCCTGATAGACGATATTCTCTGTGATATCTTTTGTCAGAGCATCAATCTACGGCTAAAGAAGATTTTCCTTCTCTAGCTTCGCTCGGTAGTCCCTCTCACGTTATCATGTCCGTCTTCATCTTTTCTTTCTCGCGTTCCTTGTGATTTCGTGCATTTCCAACGCCTAAATCTCATTCACCTTCCACCTTCCACCTTCCACCTTCCACGCCTGTGAGCGAAGGTTTAGAGAAGCATTCCCAGCAAACTTCTGTGACGAATGTTTCGGGCGAGCGGCTCATGCGAGCAAGTCAGTGCGAATTCTCTTTTCATGGCGCCCAATCGCTGGTCCGAGAGGTCACTGCTTTCGACAGCCCTTGATGTCTTGTCCACGCGAGCAGTAAGTGAAAAGCATGACCCAGCCGGCGTGAAAGGACGGAGTAGTGAGTCTCATTAGGCATGAAATGAATCCAATGTTTTCCGACTCCCTGCCAAGCGGGGTCGGCAGTATCTAGTGCTGGCCAGCCCATTTCTTGATTTGTTGCTACGGACACATACAGCGGTCGAACGATAACAGAAATGTGGATGGACTGAGACTTACAACGTACATGCATATGAGTGGGTATCAAAAACAAAGGGAAACGCGACCTTGGCCAAATCAAGACGGAAGAGTAGGGAGATAGATCGAGGGAAAGAAGCGATCAGCGCGTGATTTCAGACGTCAGAGCGGACACTGATGGGGGCTGAGATGTCCTGCCGATGCATTCGGGTGCAAAGACGGATATATCTCCAGACGCCTACCCTTCTTATAAGAGCATTGACGATAGCCAGACACCCCTACCGGTACGTCTGCGCTGTTGGTGGTGCAGTAAACGTGCTTGCACGGCCTGTATGTCTACAACGCGGACTGATGAGCTTTGCCCGAAGAGCAAAACCAGATACTATATTCTCAGGTACCTTGGGAGCAAGCAGTGCACAATTACGACATACTACCAGAACGCAACGGAACGAAATAATCGCTGCAGCTTACTTTGCACCAGCATCGAATCTTCAACAGAGTGTGCTGGATACGGGCTGGTAAAATCGAGTGCAAGCTTCATTTGCAGACTTCATTTGTGGCGTGCAGATCAAGGCAGCGCaggcgacgatggcgatgctcCTCGTTTTGACGAAATCTCTCACATCTCTGAAAACTCTCCCTGGCCCACGCTCCCTGCTCCGTtctctcgtgtctgtgcTCTATGCTCTGTGCTGACACGATCGCCATGTACAGCGTGCATTTTCACACGCTTCCAACAAAATTTGGGGCGCCGCGTTCCGAtgcacagtcacagagtgacGCCTCCACATGAACCTGTGCGGATCAAGAACGTGGGCTTCTGCGATCCTTCCTGCCTATGCGCACCTCCTCACTTgtccatcaccaccacgcaCCTGTCCCCGCCCTGTTTAGTCTGCATATTTACACACAAAGATGGAGGACCCAGTCAACGAGATCCGCGGCGTCGTCAAGGGGCTTGTCGCTGCCAGAAATGCTTCGGAACAGAAGTACTGCATGCAGAGATACTTTGCGCCCGATGCTTCGTTCGACCATGTCCTGTGCACGGTAACGAGCGGACCCAACTCGAGGGACAACGGCATCTTGCCCATCTATCAGTGGCTGAGGGTCATCTCAAAGTCGGACATCGAGGTGTTTCACGTCGGTACGTGGCGGTGCGATGCATGCTTAGAACTCTGGCCGTCTTCTTGATGCATACACTGACGTCGGCATTCTGTTGCGCTTCGGCTTTGATCCTACATATGCAGGCTTTGATCAACAGACAAACAAACTGTAAGCTCTCATGTCGATGTATCGCTGCATTTCAGGTCGAATTGCGATGCCAGATTATCTGACCTTGGCTGCTTGTATGCTTTCGAACTGACAGCTTTATCGAAGCAGTGCAAACGTTGCGACCTAATCTCCCTGTCATCCGAGACGTGAttggcaaagatgcgcgCATCGTTGTCGCACTCCAACTCCAACGTGGTGCCGATGGCAAATTCTACATCAAGAGCCAACACGACCTCTACGCACCTCAAGTGTAAGCTCACCGTGGCCAGACATGCATTTTAGAACATGTCGTTGAGAGCTGACTTGCTTTTACTCTGTACTATCTCCGCTTCAGACTGCCGTTCGGCATCATTCCCGGAGGCGAGACGGCGACAATGCTGGTCAAGAAGATTGCTGCACTCAATTGCATCATCTTTGTCGGCATCATTCAGCTTTTGTTCGGCTACTGGAAGCCAGGCAAGCATCCGCTTGGCTCGCATGCCAAACCCAAGTAGAGATGATACTGACGATCTCAGTTCTGAGATGTGCTCAATCTTGTTTTCGAGATGTAGAATTGTATTGCAACTCACGAGGCCTCGTTCTGGTCTCTCATCAGCAGGCACTGTACACAGAGTGTGACGGACTGGACAACTAAGCACAGAGATGCAGACGGAGAAATCGATTCTGCGATCTTGGAGATGCATCAAGGTAGGGAGGGGTATAGCGATGGACGCGAAGCAGGTCGTGAGCAGGCAGACGGGGTCTGTACCTTTTTCCTCGAGCGGATGATTACCACTGGATCTTGCGATCCTTACCGCCAAAGTACTTTTCGATAAGCGTCTCGTAGTACGGACGCAGAGCGACGGGGTCAGGAGGCGAGTCGGACTTGGAGTAGAGATCATAAGGATTGAAAGCGAGGACGTTCTGCAACGCCTCTTGATCTTGTGGTGCGCACAGGTGTTGATACGCACCCTCACGGTGCCACGGGTAGAAGCTGTGGTAACGgatcatgtcgagcgctgcttgcgGCAGTGTTGATTCGCGCTTGGCAATCTCGTAGAGGTACTCGTCGTGTCCGAAGCTGAGCATGACGTTTCCAAGACCACAGTTAGGCTGATACATGCCGTACTTGGTGTTGTACCTTTCGTCGTGCAAGTCGGGGTTGTTTTCAAACGTGTGAGGGTAGACGGTTCCCTGTGGAGCACAACCGACCACAAACGTGTCGCCGACAACATCCCACTGACCGTCCGCTCCGAAGAAGCACAGCAGTTTGCCGAGGTCGTGGATGAGACCGGTGAGTTGCATCCAGTCCGGTTTGCCGTCTCTTCGCATCGCCTCTGCTGTCTGCAAGAGGTGCTGGATCTGTGAAAGCGATGTGTCCGGATCGGATTCATCGACTAGCGTATCGAGCTTTTCGATTGCTTCCCAGACCGTCATCGAGGCGTGGTGATTGTGAAGGAATCGCTCGCGCGCCGCAATGTTGAAGGCAACCGTTTGCTTTTCATGCTGCGTCTTGTAGAAGGCCTTGACGTGGTCGAGCGCGTCTTCGTATCGACGAAagtcgtccttgtccttttCCGAGTCGAATTGAGAACCTTCGGTACGCCATGCTTGGTCGTCTTCACTGCAAGGTTGGGGTGCGCAAGGGTGGGTGCCACGGTAAACATTCACTTCATCCACCATGTCAGAGATAGCATCCATGGCGGTACCCTTGGTTGTGACCGAggtgagcgtcttggctgctggcatAGTAGCCATCATGACCGGGTCAACTGCGATCGGCGCCATGATGAAAGGCTGGATTGGCTGTGATGCGTCAGAGTGTGAAGAACAGGACCAATGTCTGCGGGTGAAGAGGGAGAACGGCAAACCTCGACATCGCGGGTCTCTATATCTACTTGCCAGCCCCTGCCCAATTCAATCTGGCCTCAGTCACATGTCGATCCACGGAAGCACGGAacgagcttcgagcttcCAGGTATACGTTGTGACATGATTCCAACATACGTTGGCTCGGCAGGCTTTCCAGAGGCAAAACAAAGTTTTTTCACCTTGATTGAGCGGTGCACGGTGCTGAAGATGGGTAGCCGGTGAATTCGGTATGTGCTCGGTGACATGGTGGGGTGCATCGGTGCTTGTGCGGGGtgctgaagaagcgcaacgcTGGACCGCCAACCAACTCGTTACTCGATCCCGCATCGTGATGAAGGCCGTGCAAGCGCCGACGCGTTTGAGTGACAAGCGCGAGCCACTCACTGTCCCGGACAGACGACCAACAAGCTCAGTGCaaagcttgtcgagacaAATTCTGCCCTCGTTGGATCGAACGCAACGTCATGCGACGTGCGCACTGCGCTACTCAACCACCTCGCACCGTGGACAGTCTCGGACCGTATTCACCGACGTGTAGCTCGCCGCGTCAA comes from Mycosarcoma maydis chromosome 1, whole genome shotgun sequence and encodes:
- a CDS encoding uncharacterized protein (related to FK506-binding protein (FKBP)) — its product is MSATPIGFFGLKLVPGKVHRMDVSRDFKITNVSYADQPKSNTKTLVKIHYTHVPGFEDDYDEEEQEKEPKSTDEEEEIEEKVYTLCSLNGANKDHAVVDLQFCQEELIGFSITGDAPVDLVGNYVAPPDFFDQDPSDSELYSDDEDDDEDMYGLDSDDFDDDDDDDMDEDPDRFEELVESSASKPKKAIEAAPLADSKKRAAEKPVKETAAKKLKADASAASAASTPTKAIETKGEKQTKGAKDTKPKSETVEKKTVDKSTSKMTTTKLPSGLVIEEKSAGSGPPCKAGQKVGMRYVGKLTNGKVFDQCTSGKPFYFKLGKGEVIKGWDEGVKGMRVGAERRLTCPPKLAYGNQKIPGIPANSTLVFDVKLVEIK
- a CDS encoding putative myo-inositol oxygenase, which translates into the protein MAPIAVDPVMMATMPAAKTLTSVTTKGTAMDAISDMVDEVNVYRGTHPCAPQPCSEDDQAWRTEGSQFDSEKDKDDFRRYEDALDHVKAFYKTQHEKQTVAFNIAARERFLHNHHASMTVWEAIEKLDTLVDESDPDTSLSQIQHLLQTAEAMRRDGKPDWMQLTGLIHDLGKLLCFFGADGQWDVVGDTFVVGCAPQGTVYPHTFENNPDLHDERYNTKYGMYQPNCGLGNVMLSFGHDEYLYEIAKRESTLPQAALDMIRYHSFYPWHREGAYQHLCAPQDQEALQNVLAFNPYDLYSKSDSPPDPVALRPYYETLIEKYFGGKDRKIQW